Genomic segment of Ruegeria sp. TM1040:
CGCCATAAAAGCGGCGTGCGGCGTCCAGATCATCGACGTGATAGGCGAGGTGAAAGATGCTCATGCGGCGTCTCCTGCGTCTTGAGTGCGGGTCATGTTACCCATAGCGCTCCCGGACATGCACATGCTAGCTTGTTTTTGGATCTTCAATCGTAAGGAAAACTGTGGATACGAGATTCGTAGCGAGCTTGCTGGCCATAATCGAGGAGGGCTCGATCGCGGCTGCGGCGCGGCGCAGCGGGGTGACGGCCTCGGCGCTGTCGCAGCGGATCTCTGCACTTGAGGCTGAACTGGGCGTCACGCTTTTGCGGCGCGAGGGGCGAATGGTGCAGCCCACGCATGCCTGTCGCAGCGTGCTGCCCCGGCTGCGGGCGATGCTTCGGCTGGAACAGGACTTGCGCGCGGACTTGCGGGGTCAGAGGCTGGCAGGGCCCTTGCGGGTGGGGGCGATCTCTACCGCGCTTGGGGACTGGGCGGCGCAGCTTTTGCGGCATCTGCATCACGCGGCTCCCGATGTGGATCTGCGGTTTGTTCCCGGGACCTCGCCGGGTTTGATGGCTCTTCTGGAGGCAGAAGAAATCGATTTGGCGCTGGTGGTGGAGCCGCCTTTGTCGCTGCCAAAATCCCTGCGGTTCCAGCAGATGTTTCAAGAGCCCGTTGGGTTGTTACGCCCAGCTTTGGATAGCGCCAGCACCTTGCCTTATCTGGTCTATTCGCGTGAAGCCTGGGGCGGGGCGATCTGTTGGTCGGCCTTGACTGCGCGCGAGCCAAACCCGTCTGTCTTGGTGGAAATGGATGCGCTCGAAGCGCTGGCGCAGATGGTCGAGGATGGTGTCGGTCAAGCGGTGCTGCCAGCGTGGCGCAGTCTGGCGCGCCATGCGCCCGCAGCCCGGTTCACCGCGTGGCCTGGTGTTTATCGTAGCATTGGCCTGCTGCACCGTCTGCGCGATCAGGACAGCCCGTTTCTGACATTGGTGCGCGAGGGGATCGGGCAGGAAGGCGGCCCTTAGCGCGGGCGATGGACGTTGGCGCTCTGGACAATCCCGAATGCAGCGAGGAGCACCAGCATGGCCGAGCCGCCATAGGAGACCAGTGGC
This window contains:
- a CDS encoding LysR family transcriptional regulator → MDTRFVASLLAIIEEGSIAAAARRSGVTASALSQRISALEAELGVTLLRREGRMVQPTHACRSVLPRLRAMLRLEQDLRADLRGQRLAGPLRVGAISTALGDWAAQLLRHLHHAAPDVDLRFVPGTSPGLMALLEAEEIDLALVVEPPLSLPKSLRFQQMFQEPVGLLRPALDSASTLPYLVYSREAWGGAICWSALTAREPNPSVLVEMDALEALAQMVEDGVGQAVLPAWRSLARHAPAARFTAWPGVYRSIGLLHRLRDQDSPFLTLVREGIGQEGGP